One stretch of Sporichthya brevicatena DNA includes these proteins:
- a CDS encoding glycosyltransferase family 4 protein, whose translation MNALRALVGPLLRGALTRPALTARVVRDRITEDPARLPGLNRLPRTAAGRSRDRARALARSGELSAAVALLPAGDRLRRRYEGELRAYGKDPVPSRGGERVVGTPGRVLHLVTNALPYAQAGYTLRTHRILRAQRAAGLDPVAVTQWGWPARDGHPEAAPSETIDGIVYHRLIPTGPIPAEADRRLQRGADAATELVRTLRPSVLHAATDHRNGTVALAVRERTGLPVLYEIRGFLEESWAAGAALDPNADLEATMPERMRLHRERDTAIMAEADLVATLSETMRAEILGRGIPAGKIVLTPNAVDAALLTQHHDRAAARREWGLADDEFVVGTVSKLAAYEGFDVLLQAAALLRDRGSKVRVLLVGGGPFRPTLDRLAAELGLGPEHLLMPGQVAPDVALRVVAALDVFVCPRLDLRVTRLVTPLKPLEAMAAGRPLVLSDLPALRELVDERSGSTPGRVAAELVRPGDAESLAAGLERLRTDSSRCAELAAAARDVVAERFTWDRLAETYRALYARLGTPNA comes from the coding sequence GTGAACGCGCTCCGGGCTCTCGTCGGTCCCCTGCTGCGCGGGGCCCTGACACGGCCCGCGCTGACCGCCCGGGTCGTCCGTGACCGCATCACCGAGGACCCCGCCCGCCTCCCCGGTCTGAACCGCCTGCCGCGCACCGCGGCCGGCCGGTCCCGCGACCGGGCCCGCGCACTGGCGCGGTCGGGTGAACTCTCCGCCGCCGTTGCGCTGCTGCCCGCCGGCGACCGGCTGCGCCGGCGCTACGAGGGGGAACTGCGCGCGTACGGGAAGGACCCGGTGCCCTCCCGTGGTGGCGAGCGCGTGGTCGGGACGCCCGGGCGCGTGCTGCACCTCGTCACCAACGCGCTCCCCTACGCCCAGGCGGGCTACACGCTGCGGACGCACCGCATCCTGCGCGCCCAGCGGGCCGCCGGGCTGGACCCGGTCGCGGTCACCCAGTGGGGCTGGCCCGCCCGCGACGGCCACCCGGAGGCAGCGCCGTCGGAGACGATCGACGGGATCGTCTACCACCGGCTGATCCCCACCGGGCCGATCCCGGCCGAGGCCGACCGCCGCCTGCAGCGCGGGGCCGACGCCGCCACCGAGCTCGTGCGCACGCTGCGACCGAGCGTCCTGCACGCAGCGACCGACCACCGCAATGGCACCGTCGCCCTGGCCGTCCGCGAGCGGACCGGGCTGCCGGTCCTCTACGAGATCCGCGGGTTCCTGGAGGAGTCCTGGGCCGCCGGCGCCGCGCTCGACCCGAACGCGGACCTCGAGGCGACGATGCCCGAGCGCATGCGCCTGCACCGGGAGCGCGACACCGCGATCATGGCCGAGGCCGACCTGGTCGCGACGCTGTCGGAGACCATGCGCGCCGAGATCCTCGGTCGTGGCATCCCCGCCGGGAAGATCGTCCTGACCCCGAACGCCGTCGACGCCGCTCTTCTGACGCAACATCACGACCGGGCCGCCGCGCGCCGCGAGTGGGGGCTCGCCGACGACGAGTTCGTCGTCGGCACCGTCTCGAAGCTCGCGGCGTACGAGGGCTTCGACGTCCTGCTCCAGGCCGCCGCCCTGCTCCGGGACCGCGGGTCGAAGGTCCGGGTCCTCCTGGTCGGGGGCGGTCCGTTCCGCCCGACGCTCGACCGGCTGGCCGCCGAGCTCGGGCTGGGACCGGAGCACCTGCTGATGCCCGGTCAGGTCGCCCCGGACGTGGCCCTGCGCGTGGTGGCCGCCCTGGACGTCTTCGTCTGCCCGCGACTCGACCTGCGGGTGACCCGGCTGGTGACTCCGCTCAAGCCGCTGGAGGCCATGGCGGCCGGGCGGCCGCTGGTCCTTTCGGATCTTCCTGCGCTCCGGGAGCTCGTCGACGAGCGCAGCGGCTCCACGCCCGGCCGGGTGGCGGCCGAGCTGGTCCGGCCGGGTGACGCGGAGTCCCTGGCCGCCGGGTTGGAGCGGTTGCGCACCGATTCGTCCCGGTGCGCGGAGTTGGCAGCGGCCGCCCGGGACGTCGTGGCCGAGCGATTCACCTGGGACCGGCTGGCGGAGACGTATCGCGCCCTCTACGCCCGGCTGGGCACCCCGAACGCGTAA